The genomic interval AGGTACACGAGAACTACTAAAAGAGCGATTCTGTCCCTTTTTATACGCTTAGACAAGAAGACAAATTCTCTAAGTATATCGTTCCGCAGCTGTTCATTGATGTTTAGTATCAAAGAAACACTGGCAAGCTTTCTTCGAGCTCTGATAAACAATGATTCCTCTCTAGTGTAAAAGCTACGATAAGGAAACTTTTTTACATGCTTTATATTGATTCCTTGCTTCTCTTCGATAGCTATGCTTTCAACAACGTAGCCACACTCTGAACAAACATATTCTCCTGTCAGCGGGTTCAAGACCACGATTCCATTGCATATCGGGCATCTCATATGAAGCTTGGTTGTTAAATGCCTTAAGAATACTGTAGACATCAATGGCTGGGGGGAGGGGGTAGGGGGTAACAAAAATGGTGCGGCCGCCGGGATTTGAACCCGGGTTCTGCGGCTTGGGAGGCCGCCATCCTACCAGACTAGACTACGGCCGCCTCAACTCTATGATAAATGGGACAAATTAAAAAATCTTTCCAGTGCTCATGCCTTCCACGCTTCATCATTTAAATCAATCTTCAGACTGGTGTTCCAAGTCATTGCTAAGCTATAAATGTAGAAAGATTTTTTAGTGTTTGTGGCGAAAAATATATTATGAGCGCGGAACACTCTGCCGCAGTAGCCTATGTTCTGATAAATTGTGACATAGGTAAGGAGAAGGAAGTTCTAGAAGAGTTAAAGAAAATACCTGGCGTTATAGAGGCACACCTACTCTACGGCGTCTACGACATCATAGTTAAGGCAACGGGCAAAAATAACACAGAAATCAGAGAAATGATACTTACAAAAATAAGGAGAATACCAGGAGTAAAGCGCACCTTAACAATGCCTGTCGTCGAGTAACAGCCAAAGACAGCTATTTGTCCTGAAGCGGAACCAGGATAATTTTTCCTTCGTGAAATAATATCCCAACCTTGTCCTCGATCCTAAATATCCCTTCACTCTTTTTGACATCTACCTCGTATACCTTGTAGTCCTTATCCATTACGTATACTTTTTCATTTTCAACCGCAACAATAATGCCCCTCTGAATCTCTGAGGCTCTTGCAACTGTAGACGTCTGCGAAATGAAACTCTTTAAAAGCACTACACTCTCCACAACATAACTGTCAAGGTCTAACAGGAAGACTCTCTTTGAGTCGATATCCTTTACCAGGTAGTAACGATCCCTATACTTTATAACGTCGCCCTTGGTAAAGCCGGGAAGCAACAGTCTAAAGGTGACCTGGAACTTTTCTTGCCCACTAGAATCAACGCCTACCTTTTTCCCAGTCTCCAACGTATCAAAGTACATCTTATGCGATAAGTTATTTACAAACTCTTTAGCTGCACTTATAGTAGAAAAATAAAGGTCAAACCCGCCAGACTCTTCCTTAACTTGCCACGGAGACAAATCAGCCCCTTTACCTTTCATCGACGCTGTTTGCTCGAGAAGACCCAATAGTATGTTTTTTTCTCTCTGTGTTAATTCCCTGTTGCTTGCTCTAACTTGGACTATCGCCCTCTTGGCTTTTGAGACTCTTCCCAGACATGCATCACAAATAGTGTATTCCATTTTTACAGGAATTTCGTATTCCTCTTGGTAGAATTGCTGTATCTCTGGGTGCACTTTGCCAGTGACTGTGAGCTGCATAGAGCCTTGTCTCGGGTAAATCTTTATGTCAATGTCTCTTATTTCACCCCTAAGCTTCACGATGTGTTTCAGATCCTTCCTTATTTGGTCTAGTAGTTCTTCCTCTGTATCACTCCATGAACCTTTATAACCTAGCCTGCCACACTTCTTGCAAATCTTTAGAGTCAACTCAGCCTTTTTTTGCTCCACCATCGGGTGATGCTTGACGTAGCAGTCTGGGCAAAGACCGTCAATAAGCCTCTCAGTCCTCCTGCCACATATAGGACACACAAAGACACGCTCTGACATTTCCCCCTCATCCCTCACAGTATCTCCGACTTAAAGACCTGCACATAGGGAATACCGGCAACAAACATTGCTGCTTGTCTCGCTAGTGGAAATATTTCCTCAACAATTTTTAAACTTACCTCACCTATAACGGTTACCGAGTCTGCCTCCGAGATGTATTTTTTCAGCAACGGGCTGTCAGCATCAATAAGACTGCCCCCGAAAAATTCCTCAGTAACTTTGAACTTCACCTTGCCGTGACGGAACTCTTTCCCCAGAAGCTCAACGTCGCAAATAGCAAGCATCCTGTATCCTCCAC from Thermofilum adornatum carries:
- a CDS encoding 60S ribosomal export protein NMD3 gives rise to the protein MSERVFVCPICGRRTERLIDGLCPDCYVKHHPMVEQKKAELTLKICKKCGRLGYKGSWSDTEEELLDQIRKDLKHIVKLRGEIRDIDIKIYPRQGSMQLTVTGKVHPEIQQFYQEEYEIPVKMEYTICDACLGRVSKAKRAIVQVRASNRELTQREKNILLGLLEQTASMKGKGADLSPWQVKEESGGFDLYFSTISAAKEFVNNLSHKMYFDTLETGKKVGVDSSGQEKFQVTFRLLLPGFTKGDVIKYRDRYYLVKDIDSKRVFLLDLDSYVVESVVLLKSFISQTSTVARASEIQRGIIVAVENEKVYVMDKDYKVYEVDVKKSEGIFRIEDKVGILFHEGKIILVPLQDK
- a CDS encoding Lrp/AsnC family transcriptional regulator; protein product: MSAEHSAAVAYVLINCDIGKEKEVLEELKKIPGVIEAHLLYGVYDIIVKATGKNNTEIREMILTKIRRIPGVKRTLTMPVVE
- a CDS encoding DUF424 domain-containing protein; this translates as MEPLGKERVKVYYKLHSSGGYRMLAICDVELLGKEFRHGKVKFKVTEEFFGGSLIDADSPLLKKYISEADSVTVIGEVSLKIVEEIFPLARQAAMFVAGIPYVQVFKSEIL